One genomic region from Nitrospinota bacterium encodes:
- a CDS encoding helix-turn-helix transcriptional regulator, with protein sequence MADLKTFGLRVKELRAIRKLTQDELAEECEINSKYLSRMEMGHHFPSFEVLSKIAESLGVDMLELFDFGHSAKSAGEMRKEMRAMLDGADEENLRTAYRTLKAILR encoded by the coding sequence TTGGCGGATTTAAAAACTTTCGGGTTGAGGGTTAAAGAGCTACGTGCTATTCGCAAATTGACTCAAGATGAACTTGCTGAAGAGTGTGAGATAAATTCCAAATATCTGAGCAGGATGGAAATGGGGCACCATTTCCCCTCCTTCGAGGTTCTCTCTAAAATCGCGGAAAGCCTGGGTGTGGATATGTTGGAGCTTTTTGATTTTGGGCATTCGGCCAAGTCCGCCGGCGAGATGCGTAAGGAGATGCGGGCCATGCTGGATGGGGCCGATGAAGAAAACCTGCGCACAGCCTACCGCACATTAAAAGCCATTTTGCGGTAG